From the Ruminiclostridium josui JCM 17888 genome, one window contains:
- a CDS encoding carbohydrate ABC transporter permease codes for MEQTNKVYSFILYIFLTVCSIIAIGPFYLMVIMSTYDTNALFTDLHLLPGNNFMVNIKDVFLNAGFGRYYFNSIYIAVLTTTLTVLVCAMCGYALAKFNFKLKKAAYYAILITMMLPTQLGLIAFVTEMNKIGWTDSHLSLIIPAAANAFAVYWIRQYTVQGVPTEIIESGRMDGCTEGGIFFKLVVPFIKPALGSQALLSFMASWNNYLLPLVLISDQKKYTVTLGLSTLDALYRANYGARIAALVIGTIPMFCIFLAFSKSLIQGITAGSVKG; via the coding sequence ATGGAGCAAACTAATAAAGTTTATTCCTTTATTTTATATATATTTCTCACTGTTTGTTCAATAATTGCTATAGGTCCTTTTTATCTTATGGTAATAATGAGTACATATGATACAAATGCTCTTTTTACCGACCTTCATTTATTGCCTGGAAACAACTTTATGGTTAATATAAAGGATGTATTCCTGAATGCTGGATTTGGCAGATACTATTTTAACAGTATATATATTGCTGTTTTAACAACAACTTTGACAGTACTTGTATGTGCTATGTGCGGATATGCACTTGCAAAATTTAACTTTAAACTCAAAAAGGCAGCATATTATGCAATTTTGATTACTATGATGCTTCCTACTCAGCTTGGTTTGATAGCATTTGTAACTGAAATGAACAAGATTGGTTGGACTGACTCACACTTGTCACTTATCATTCCAGCAGCAGCAAATGCATTTGCGGTATACTGGATAAGACAATATACAGTTCAAGGTGTTCCCACAGAAATAATCGAGAGCGGAAGAATGGATGGGTGTACTGAAGGTGGCATATTCTTCAAGCTGGTTGTGCCATTTATTAAACCGGCTCTTGGTTCACAAGCATTGTTGTCATTTATGGCATCTTGGAACAATTATCTGTTACCGCTGGTATTAATCAGTGATCAAAAGAAATACACTGTAACTCTTGGATTATCAACACTGGATGCGTTGTACAGAGCAAACTATGGTGCTAGAATAGCAGCCTTAGTTATAGGTACAATACCTATGTTCTGTATATTCCTGGCATTCTCAAAATCACTTATTCAAGGTATTACTGCCGGGTCTGTAAAAGGCTAA
- the phoU gene encoding phosphate signaling complex protein PhoU: MVRNSFDKELEHLHGLMVKMSAMVEESIENSVIAFKKQDVSLAKQVFESDDTIDDMESKIEKICINLIARQQPLAKDLRTISTALKIITDMERIADHAADIAELTIRMADLKQVKPLIDIPLMADLAKKMVTKSIDSYVKQDIALAKAVCDSDDEVDNLFSKIVLELINIMKNNPETVEQATDYMFVVKYLERIGDHATNIAEWVVFNVTGSHEHLARKNE; encoded by the coding sequence ATGGTAAGAAATTCATTTGACAAAGAACTGGAACATTTGCACGGTCTTATGGTTAAAATGTCAGCAATGGTTGAGGAATCTATTGAAAATTCAGTTATCGCTTTCAAGAAGCAGGATGTGAGTCTCGCTAAACAGGTATTTGAAAGTGATGATACCATTGATGATATGGAAAGCAAAATAGAAAAAATATGTATTAATCTGATTGCAAGACAGCAGCCGCTGGCAAAGGACCTTAGAACAATAAGCACAGCTCTTAAAATAATAACCGACATGGAGCGAATAGCAGATCATGCGGCAGATATTGCCGAATTGACAATCAGAATGGCTGATTTAAAGCAAGTTAAGCCTTTGATTGATATACCTCTTATGGCTGATTTGGCAAAGAAAATGGTTACAAAATCAATTGATTCCTATGTAAAACAGGATATTGCTCTTGCTAAAGCGGTTTGTGACAGCGATGATGAGGTAGATAATTTATTTTCAAAAATTGTTCTTGAGCTAATTAATATAATGAAGAACAACCCTGAAACTGTTGAACAGGCAACTGATTACATGTTTGTAGTAAAGTATCTGGAAAGAATAGGAGACCACGCTACCAACATTGCAGAATGGGTTGTTTTCAATGTAACGGGTTCCCACGAGCATTTAGCCCGGAAAAATGAGTAA
- a CDS encoding GH36-type glycosyl hydrolase domain-containing protein — MKYGFFDDSNREYVITTPKTPYPWINYLGTQEFFSLISNTAGGYCFYKDARLRRITRYRYNNVPIDMGGRYFYINDNGSLWSPGWSPVKAELDSYECRHGLGYTKITGSKNGISTEVLYFVPLNFNGEIHRVRVKNTTSDKKSVKLFSCIEFCLWNAYDDMTNYQRNLSTGEVEVEKSVIYHKTEYKERRNHFSFYSVNAELTGFDTDRDQFIGLYNGFDAPQVPVSGEPKNTIAHGWGPMASHCITVELNAGEEKEFDFILGYVENDVNDKWESKGVINKKKAYKMIEEKGNPAGVQSAFEELQDYWSQLFTQYKLEHKDEKLSRMVNIWNQYQCMVTFNMSRSASYFETGIGRGMGFRDSNQDILGFVHQIPDRARERILDIAATQLENGGAYHQYQPLTKKGNNEIGGNFNDDPLWLIASVAAYIKETGDMDILKENVPFDNDEKKAASLFEHLRRSFYHVVNNLGPHGLPLIGRADWNDCLNLNCFSTTPDESFQTTTSKDGKVAESVLIAGMFVYYGPEYVKLCKLNGLEDEAAKAQVEIDKMIKTVKEYGWDGEWFIRAYDDNGEKIGSNENEEGKIFIESQGFCSMAEIGLEDGYVEKALDSARKYLDTPYGLVLQNPAYTKYYVNMGEISTYPAGYKENAGIFCHNNPWIIAGETVIGRGDRAFEYYSKIAPAYTEEISDIHKTEPYVYSQMIAGKDAKRPGEAKNSWLTGTAAWNFVVISQNILGIKPDYLGLKIDPCIPKSWDGYKVTRKFRNVIFEIAISNPEHVSKGVKKLVVDGNEIDGNIIPVFDDGKTHKVEVVMG, encoded by the coding sequence TTGAAATACGGTTTTTTTGATGATTCAAATAGAGAATATGTCATCACAACACCTAAAACACCTTATCCTTGGATAAATTATCTGGGAACTCAGGAGTTCTTTTCTTTGATATCAAATACTGCAGGTGGCTATTGCTTCTATAAGGATGCGCGTTTGCGCAGAATAACCCGTTATAGATATAACAACGTCCCAATAGATATGGGAGGAAGATACTTCTATATAAATGATAACGGTTCTCTTTGGTCACCGGGATGGTCTCCTGTTAAGGCTGAGTTAGATTCATATGAGTGTAGACATGGATTGGGATACACCAAGATAACCGGAAGCAAAAATGGTATCAGTACAGAGGTATTATATTTTGTCCCGTTAAATTTTAATGGTGAAATTCATCGTGTAAGAGTTAAGAATACAACATCTGATAAAAAAAGTGTTAAGTTATTCTCATGTATTGAATTTTGTTTATGGAATGCATATGATGACATGACAAATTATCAGAGAAATTTAAGTACTGGTGAAGTTGAAGTTGAGAAATCAGTAATTTATCATAAAACCGAATACAAAGAAAGAAGAAATCACTTTTCTTTTTATTCTGTTAATGCTGAATTAACAGGATTTGATACTGACAGAGATCAGTTTATCGGTTTATATAACGGCTTTGATGCTCCTCAGGTACCTGTTAGTGGTGAGCCTAAGAATACCATAGCTCACGGATGGGGCCCAATGGCTTCACATTGCATAACGGTTGAATTAAATGCAGGTGAAGAAAAGGAATTTGATTTCATTTTGGGTTATGTTGAAAACGATGTAAATGACAAATGGGAAAGCAAGGGCGTTATAAATAAAAAGAAAGCATATAAGATGATAGAAGAAAAGGGTAATCCAGCAGGTGTTCAGTCAGCTTTTGAAGAACTGCAGGATTATTGGAGTCAGCTGTTTACACAGTACAAACTGGAGCATAAAGACGAAAAACTGTCCAGAATGGTAAACATTTGGAACCAATATCAATGTATGGTTACTTTTAATATGTCGAGAAGTGCTTCATATTTTGAAACAGGTATCGGAAGAGGTATGGGTTTCAGAGATTCAAATCAGGATATATTGGGATTCGTACACCAAATACCTGACAGAGCAAGAGAAAGAATACTTGATATTGCTGCAACCCAATTGGAAAATGGCGGTGCATATCATCAGTACCAGCCACTTACAAAGAAGGGTAACAATGAAATCGGTGGTAATTTTAATGATGACCCATTGTGGCTGATTGCTTCTGTTGCTGCTTATATAAAAGAAACAGGGGATATGGACATACTAAAGGAAAATGTTCCTTTTGATAACGATGAGAAGAAAGCTGCTTCTCTGTTTGAACACTTAAGAAGATCTTTCTATCATGTTGTTAATAATCTTGGACCTCATGGACTGCCACTTATAGGAAGGGCAGACTGGAATGACTGTTTGAATCTTAACTGTTTCTCAACAACTCCGGACGAATCATTCCAGACAACTACAAGTAAAGACGGTAAAGTTGCAGAGTCTGTTTTGATAGCAGGAATGTTTGTTTATTATGGTCCTGAGTATGTAAAGCTCTGTAAACTTAATGGTCTTGAAGATGAAGCTGCAAAGGCTCAAGTTGAAATTGATAAAATGATAAAGACTGTTAAGGAATATGGTTGGGATGGAGAATGGTTCATTCGTGCTTACGATGATAATGGTGAAAAGATAGGCAGTAATGAAAACGAAGAAGGTAAGATATTCATTGAATCACAGGGTTTCTGCTCGATGGCGGAAATTGGTTTAGAAGATGGTTATGTGGAAAAAGCTCTGGATTCTGCAAGAAAGTATTTGGATACTCCATATGGACTTGTACTTCAGAATCCGGCATATACAAAATACTATGTGAATATGGGTGAAATATCTACATACCCTGCAGGATATAAAGAAAATGCGGGCATATTCTGCCACAACAATCCATGGATAATTGCTGGTGAAACAGTTATAGGCAGAGGAGACAGAGCTTTTGAATATTATTCTAAAATAGCTCCTGCATATACTGAAGAGATAAGTGATATCCACAAAACTGAGCCTTATGTTTATTCTCAGATGATTGCAGGTAAGGATGCTAAGAGACCGGGAGAAGCAAAGAATTCATGGCTTACTGGTACTGCAGCATGGAACTTTGTCGTTATTTCTCAAAATATACTCGGAATAAAGCCTGATTATTTAGGACTGAAGATTGATCCGTGTATACCAAAAAGTTGGGATGGTTACAAAGTTACAAGAAAATTCAGAAATGTGATTTTTGAAATTGCCATTAGCAATCCTGAACACGTTTCAAAAGGAGTTAAGAAGCTTGTTGTAGATGGCAATGAGATTGATGGTAATATAATTCCTGTATTTGATGATGGAAAGACACATAAGGTTGAAGTTGTAATGGGATAA
- the pnpS gene encoding two-component system histidine kinase PnpS, which produces MRKRIIHYSVMLVIIGITIAGIFTSAMARYFYKLEVQNNIESIAVLLRNDILEKASVKRKLDYNKFAKDYAYLLNSRTDKDKNFPLVTRITIINFQGKVLGDSDSNIDTMENHLNRKEIQEAIQGQTGKDQRFSSSMEMPYLYVALPINEHSIIVRISVPLYQLNAINKAFLYYTLLGILAGLLLTLLISFKLSSHITKPIQNLINTSKEIAGGNYKKRVDANYKDEIGQLALTFNEMADKLDETLSGIMDKNVKVDTVINSMRNGIIAIDINSKIIIVNTTACDIFDVQYGPGIIGKNLIDITRNSKVNSLLRETIKNDSSLIDEIVLFSPSLGIDKIYRIYTNTIKSSDGTNQIAGAVITLNDITSVRKLEQIRTEFVSNVTHELKTPLTSIRGFVETLKNGAIEDTSVAVKFLDIIDIEAERLYTLINDILQLSEIEAMQKDEGIIEMDLRQIIDEVVLILKSSADKKNITLEVSSTPSQIQVIANRNRIKQMLINLIDNAIKYNVENGKVDIKVEKHNGNTIISIKDTGIGIPKIHHSRIFERFYRVDKGRSRNMGGTGLGLSIVKHIVNLYSGDINIISEPGKGTEFVVKLPL; this is translated from the coding sequence ATGAGAAAAAGAATAATTCACTACTCTGTTATGCTTGTAATAATTGGTATTACTATTGCAGGAATTTTTACTTCTGCAATGGCCAGATATTTCTACAAACTGGAAGTTCAAAACAATATTGAAAGTATCGCTGTTCTATTAAGGAATGATATATTAGAAAAGGCATCCGTAAAAAGAAAATTAGACTATAATAAGTTTGCAAAAGATTACGCATATCTTCTTAATTCCAGAACAGACAAAGATAAAAATTTCCCCTTAGTTACCAGAATAACAATTATTAACTTTCAGGGAAAAGTCCTGGGTGACTCAGACTCAAATATCGATACAATGGAAAACCATTTAAACAGAAAGGAAATTCAGGAAGCTATCCAAGGTCAAACAGGAAAAGACCAACGGTTTAGTTCTTCCATGGAAATGCCTTACTTGTACGTCGCTTTGCCAATAAATGAGCATAGCATAATTGTAAGAATTTCTGTTCCTTTATATCAGCTTAATGCTATAAATAAAGCATTTTTATATTATACTTTGCTTGGAATCCTTGCGGGCTTGTTACTTACATTACTTATTTCATTTAAATTATCCAGTCACATAACTAAGCCAATTCAAAACTTAATCAATACTTCTAAGGAAATAGCCGGAGGTAACTACAAAAAAAGAGTTGATGCTAATTATAAGGATGAAATTGGTCAGCTTGCTTTAACCTTTAATGAAATGGCTGATAAACTTGATGAGACTCTTAGCGGCATAATGGATAAAAATGTAAAGGTAGATACAGTTATTAATAGTATGAGAAATGGCATAATTGCTATAGATATCAACTCAAAAATTATTATTGTAAACACTACAGCCTGCGATATATTCGATGTTCAGTATGGACCTGGAATTATCGGCAAAAACCTTATAGATATTACAAGGAATTCCAAAGTTAATTCATTGTTACGTGAAACAATTAAAAATGATTCATCTTTAATTGATGAAATTGTGCTGTTCTCTCCCTCACTGGGTATAGACAAAATCTATAGAATTTATACTAACACTATCAAATCATCGGATGGTACAAACCAAATCGCAGGAGCGGTAATTACACTAAATGACATAACATCAGTAAGAAAGTTGGAGCAAATACGTACTGAGTTTGTATCAAATGTTACCCATGAGCTTAAAACTCCCCTCACTTCAATAAGAGGGTTTGTGGAAACTTTAAAAAATGGTGCTATTGAGGATACCTCAGTAGCTGTAAAATTCCTTGACATTATTGATATTGAAGCCGAAAGGCTCTATACTCTCATTAACGATATTTTACAACTATCAGAAATAGAGGCTATGCAAAAAGATGAGGGAATAATAGAAATGGATTTGAGACAGATAATTGATGAAGTTGTTCTTATTTTAAAATCTTCAGCAGACAAAAAGAATATTACTCTGGAAGTTTCTTCAACTCCTTCTCAAATTCAGGTTATAGCCAATAGAAACAGAATAAAGCAAATGCTTATTAACCTTATTGATAACGCTATTAAGTATAATGTTGAAAATGGCAAAGTTGATATAAAAGTAGAAAAACATAATGGAAATACAATAATTTCTATAAAAGATACAGGTATAGGAATTCCTAAAATACACCATTCAAGAATTTTTGAAAGATTTTACAGAGTAGATAAAGGGCGTTCCAGGAATATGGGCGGTACAGGACTTGGACTGTCTATTGTAAAACATATAGTAAATCTTTACAGCGGCGACATTAATATTATAAGTGAACCGGGTAAGGGAACAGAATTCGTAGTTAAACTGCCATTGTAA
- a CDS encoding carbohydrate ABC transporter permease, with translation MKNLSKKSAPYLFMAPYFLLFIAFSLIPILFTLYMSLNEWDGYTDIKFVGLANYQRMFENGEFVLALKNTAIIMLLLIPLQLIFAVIIAYMINSKLVRHKEIFKTAVFTPYLVIPIAAGLLWAFFFDGGSSGTINAILMKLHIIKDPVEYLADPKLAKVVIAVIMMWRYTGYCVLFFIAGFVSVPEELFEAARVDGARAWHNFWNISLPMIKPIIIYMVITSLIGGFQTFDEPNIIYTQGNYQTGPYSGGPDNTVMTLVMLMGKGAFQNSQYGYGSAVAYGMFVVIAVFSFISLKLMNGGDKDGAN, from the coding sequence ATGAAAAATCTCTCAAAGAAATCAGCACCTTATCTTTTCATGGCACCTTACTTCCTGCTTTTTATAGCATTTTCGTTAATTCCTATATTATTTACGCTGTATATGAGTCTTAATGAATGGGACGGATACACGGATATAAAATTTGTAGGATTAGCAAATTACCAAAGAATGTTTGAAAACGGGGAGTTTGTACTAGCTTTAAAAAATACTGCGATTATCATGTTACTATTGATACCATTACAGTTGATATTTGCAGTAATTATTGCCTATATGATTAATTCAAAACTTGTTAGACACAAAGAAATTTTTAAAACTGCAGTTTTTACTCCATATCTTGTTATACCTATAGCTGCGGGATTGTTGTGGGCATTCTTTTTCGATGGAGGTTCATCAGGAACAATCAATGCAATCTTAATGAAACTCCATATTATTAAAGATCCTGTTGAATATCTTGCAGACCCGAAATTGGCTAAAGTGGTTATTGCAGTTATTATGATGTGGAGATACACAGGATATTGTGTACTGTTCTTTATAGCCGGTTTTGTATCAGTACCGGAAGAGTTATTTGAGGCTGCACGTGTTGATGGAGCCAGAGCATGGCACAATTTCTGGAATATTTCTCTTCCAATGATAAAGCCTATAATAATATATATGGTTATTACATCCCTTATAGGTGGTTTCCAAACCTTTGATGAACCAAATATTATTTATACCCAGGGAAATTATCAAACCGGACCATACTCAGGAGGACCTGATAATACAGTAATGACTTTGGTAATGCTTATGGGTAAGGGTGCGTTCCAGAACTCACAGTATGGCTATGGTAGTGCTGTTGCATATGGAATGTTTGTAGTAATAGCAGTATTCTCATTTATTTCATTAAAGCTTATGAATGGGGGGGATAAAGATGGAGCAAACTAA
- a CDS encoding ABC transporter substrate-binding protein — MFKKVIASVLTGVMVLGMAACGNTESGDSTASASSSAASTSSVAATSSPAATSTDFTKASGTIVMWNWENQDQLKEAIADFNTRYPNVKVESVPVASADYVKKIQTAVAAKTALPDVIRGEVGFRGTLFDMDICEDLSQAPYNFDKSKLAEKALPLVTNDKGQILGAPTQFNPSGIAYRRSMTKKLFNTDDPKELADKFKTWDNVIAAFKDAKIDGKKVYAFRSVRDIFHIVDGYNPQNPIQDGTIKFNEVYLPTFQVIEKLWKAGVINKYDMWAPNWTASFAKSEDVFSAAAPWFLKYVIEPADPNGKGDWGVTVAPGGMFNWGGTALSIWKDSKVKEAAWGYIADQVLNENGVKNAFTTGMNITPVKEFMDKPGFFSQKEEYWGGQDVGQFYMDNMDAVKVKALGKYDNFLEANFVKGLQEIKKGKTAQEAVDFMIADMKKNVPELK; from the coding sequence ATGTTTAAAAAGGTAATAGCTTCTGTTTTAACAGGTGTTATGGTGCTTGGTATGGCTGCCTGCGGAAACACTGAGTCAGGTGACAGTACTGCTTCTGCATCAAGCTCAGCAGCTAGCACTAGCTCAGTAGCAGCTACTTCTTCACCAGCTGCTACATCAACAGACTTCACAAAGGCTTCCGGAACAATAGTAATGTGGAACTGGGAAAACCAGGATCAGCTTAAGGAAGCAATAGCTGATTTTAATACCAGATATCCAAATGTAAAGGTTGAATCAGTACCGGTTGCAAGTGCAGACTATGTTAAGAAAATACAGACTGCAGTAGCAGCAAAAACAGCTTTACCGGATGTAATTAGAGGAGAAGTTGGTTTCAGAGGAACTCTCTTCGACATGGATATTTGTGAAGATCTTTCACAAGCTCCATACAACTTTGATAAGTCAAAATTAGCTGAAAAGGCATTGCCACTTGTTACAAATGACAAGGGACAGATATTGGGAGCTCCAACACAGTTCAACCCATCAGGTATTGCTTACAGAAGAAGTATGACAAAGAAATTATTCAATACTGATGATCCTAAAGAGTTGGCAGACAAGTTTAAGACTTGGGATAATGTAATTGCTGCTTTCAAGGATGCTAAGATAGATGGCAAGAAGGTATATGCGTTCAGATCAGTAAGAGATATATTCCATATAGTTGACGGATATAATCCTCAAAACCCAATTCAGGATGGAACAATCAAGTTTAACGAAGTTTACCTTCCTACTTTCCAGGTTATCGAAAAGTTGTGGAAGGCTGGCGTTATCAACAAATATGACATGTGGGCTCCTAACTGGACTGCATCATTTGCTAAGAGCGAAGATGTATTTTCAGCAGCAGCACCTTGGTTCCTCAAGTATGTTATAGAACCAGCAGATCCTAATGGTAAAGGTGACTGGGGAGTAACAGTTGCTCCAGGTGGAATGTTCAACTGGGGTGGAACTGCACTGTCAATCTGGAAAGATTCAAAGGTTAAGGAAGCAGCTTGGGGTTACATAGCTGACCAAGTACTCAATGAAAACGGTGTTAAGAACGCATTCACAACTGGTATGAATATTACTCCTGTTAAAGAATTCATGGATAAACCAGGTTTCTTTAGCCAAAAAGAAGAGTATTGGGGTGGCCAGGATGTAGGACAATTCTACATGGATAATATGGATGCTGTAAAGGTTAAGGCCCTTGGTAAATACGATAATTTCCTCGAAGCTAACTTCGTAAAAGGATTACAGGAAATCAAAAAAGGAAAAACAGCTCAAGAAGCAGTTGACTTCATGATTGCTGATATGAAGAAAAATGTTCCTGAACTGAAGTAA
- a CDS encoding response regulator, with amino-acid sequence MSKQVIFVVEDEMHIQQLIKYNLEANGFKVNVFDNGEDLLAYSSENIPDLFILDIMLPGIDGLEVCRHLKQTPNTKTIPIIMLTAKSEEFDKVLGLELGADDYITKPFSVRELVARVKALFRRVNITTEPKVEVLSHGEITIDCNRREVYKGNRLLEMPLKEFELLKMLILNKGKVLSREHLLDKIWGFDYYGETRTVDVHIRYLRQKIEDNDENPTYIETVRGIGYRFTDKIPDSAN; translated from the coding sequence ATGTCAAAGCAGGTTATTTTTGTAGTAGAAGATGAAATGCATATTCAGCAATTGATAAAATATAACCTTGAGGCAAATGGCTTTAAGGTTAATGTTTTTGATAACGGAGAAGATTTATTGGCATATAGTTCGGAAAATATACCGGATTTATTTATTCTGGATATAATGCTCCCAGGTATAGATGGGCTGGAAGTTTGCAGACACCTAAAGCAAACCCCCAATACAAAAACTATTCCAATAATTATGTTAACAGCAAAAAGTGAAGAGTTTGATAAAGTATTGGGATTAGAACTTGGGGCCGATGATTATATTACAAAGCCTTTCAGCGTAAGGGAACTTGTTGCCAGGGTTAAAGCCTTATTTAGAAGAGTGAATATAACTACTGAGCCAAAAGTCGAAGTCCTGTCTCACGGTGAGATTACAATTGACTGTAACAGAAGAGAAGTATACAAAGGTAACAGACTGCTGGAAATGCCGCTGAAAGAATTCGAACTACTTAAAATGCTGATTCTTAACAAGGGTAAGGTTTTATCTAGGGAACATCTTTTGGATAAAATATGGGGTTTTGACTACTACGGTGAAACCAGGACAGTTGATGTTCATATAAGATATTTGAGACAGAAAATTGAAGATAATGATGAAAATCCCACTTATATTGAAACTGTTCGCGGAATTGGCTACCGTTTTACTGATAAAATCCCTGATTCAGCCAATTAG
- the pstB gene encoding phosphate ABC transporter ATP-binding protein PstB, whose protein sequence is MTNEYRIVTKDLNLYYGDMQALKNVSLEIPSNKVTAFIGPSGCGKSTFLKTLNRMNDLVASVRINGDVYFDGLNVYKEYDIVELRKNIGMVFQKPNPFPMSIYDNIAYGPRIHGIKSKSKLDEIVEKSLRNSALWDEIKDRLKQNALGLSGGQQQRLCIARVLAVEPEVVLMDEPTSALDPISTLKIEDLIEELKQNYTIVIVTHNMQQAARISDLTAFFLHGEVVEFGSTNQLFSNPKDKRTEDYITGRFG, encoded by the coding sequence ATGACTAACGAATATAGAATTGTTACTAAGGATCTAAATCTTTACTATGGAGATATGCAGGCGTTAAAGAATGTTTCATTGGAAATTCCCAGCAATAAGGTTACTGCCTTTATAGGCCCTTCCGGATGCGGTAAATCTACTTTTTTGAAAACTCTAAACAGAATGAACGATCTTGTAGCATCAGTCAGAATCAACGGTGATGTCTATTTCGACGGTTTGAATGTTTATAAGGAATATGATATAGTTGAGTTAAGGAAAAATATTGGAATGGTATTCCAAAAACCTAATCCATTTCCAATGTCTATTTATGACAATATTGCTTATGGGCCGCGTATTCATGGGATAAAGTCCAAATCCAAACTGGATGAAATAGTTGAAAAAAGCCTCAGAAACAGTGCCCTCTGGGATGAGATTAAGGACAGATTAAAGCAGAATGCACTTGGTTTATCAGGTGGTCAGCAGCAACGTCTTTGTATCGCAAGGGTTTTAGCTGTAGAGCCTGAAGTTGTTTTGATGGATGAACCTACATCAGCTCTTGATCCGATTTCTACTCTTAAAATAGAGGATTTAATTGAAGAATTGAAGCAAAATTATACTATTGTAATAGTTACGCATAATATGCAGCAAGCAGCAAGAATATCAGATTTAACAGCATTTTTCCTCCATGGGGAGGTAGTTGAATTTGGCAGTACAAACCAATTGTTCAGTAATCCAAAAGATAAGAGAACTGAAGACTATATTACAGGAAGATTTGGTTAA